A window of the Microcaecilia unicolor chromosome 5, aMicUni1.1, whole genome shotgun sequence genome harbors these coding sequences:
- the LOC115471313 gene encoding uncharacterized protein LOC115471313 — protein MGANISLPPGYGPYCFRINGTIYHRTASLHPDENKQRQFAQLYILDPDEAAVQRLQILPNAHIHETLMTQLSNFMASENPFADACKMLYEVENESIAEAQRLTIEPPIISMAIVQDRKHDPRRYNAPRPNEVAFIFQNSEGKPPLQRDLIIHCRNTENNKNKTEIISVLDPNLEPMVYPLLFPHGDQSWGINIPLSEQPECLRNMCKKLTNKRNRVTQMQYYGYRFAIRDDFNPFLSAGKLTQQYFVDAYIKTEANRLNYIRQNQKLLRVEKYKGLMDHLASESTAPQFTPGQPFILPSTFSGSPRNMHQNYKDAMAIVRKYGKPDLFITMTCNPRWEEITENLQKGQTPEFRPDLLARVFHLKLKQLLHDICKEHILGIPLAKIHVIEFQKRGLPHAHILLILKEEHKPKNTELIDKIVCAEIPDKEKFPRLHAIVAKHMIHGPCNDTTSHLPCMVSGKCSKKFPKPFQNETIQNCDGYPKYHRRDNGVGTLLHGKIINNTWVVPYNPFLLLKYNSHINVEVCASIKSVKYLFKYVYKGHDCANVVITEHKTQQHDEIKTFTDSRYVTAPEAAWRLNAFEMHQQSHTIQRLEVHLPDEQSIVFHPKNIDIAVETAKTRDTTLTAWFKLNAEHPHANNILYNDIPMYYTFNKTQRKWKQRKTENNKTIGRMYAVHLAADPERYSLRLILLHKPGAKCFQDLKTVQHTVYNTFQDAAKKMGLIHDEAVWENTLDDAVTCSMPQQIRELFAYICVFAAPCNALQIYQKYNTFMLEDFTHMHGCTQECTVCEQLCLLKIQTILHTHGKNLEQFGLPPTIHKVEDPSLAFKAADEKHMAQIMQQNLNHEQREVLNTILSACKEKEQQKHCFFLDGPAGTGKTYTYKTILSTIRGDGDIALPVASTGIAANLFPGGRTYHSQFKLPVPLLENSTSTIRLNSNNATILRDARILIWDESTMAPTMALTAVDTLLKDIMKNDKPFGGKVLLLAGDFRQTLPVVPHGDQTQIIEASIKFNKLWKQFHILKLQHNVRCTDPEYNKWLLDLANGKLPCLHGFQDVIETPEKHICYTDIVTAVFGDKITADTVANFAQKTILCPKNTDADKINDNVLNILEGNTIIYLSTDSINDSTEEEKHLYPVEFLHQQTPTGMPPHNLHLKIGAIIILLRNLNTKKGLCNGTRLIVKDLKKNLLITQVLTGSSAGSTVFIPRIDLAPSNTDLPFILSRRQFPVKLAFAMTINKSQG, from the exons ATGGGAGCTAACATTTCACTTCCACCTGGATATGGCCCTTACTGCTTTAGAATCAATGGCACTATTTACCATAGAACAGCATCACTCCATCCGGACGAAAACAAACAAAGACAGTTTGCTCAACTATATATTCTAGATCCAGATGAAGCAGCTGTTCAAAGACTACAAATCTTACCAAATGCACACATCCATGAGACATTAATGACACAATTAAGCAACTTTATGGCATCTGAAAATCCATTTGCAGATGCCTGTAAAATGCTGTATGAAGTAGAGAATGAAAGTATAGCTGAAGCACAACGACTAACAATAGAACCACCTATAATTTCTATGGCTATTGTTCAAGATCGGAAACATGATCCCAGGAGATACAATGCACCCAGACCCAATGAGGttgctttcatttttcaaaacagTGAAGGCAAACCTCCTTTACAAAGAGATCTCATAATACACTGTCGAAACAcagaaaataacaaaaacaaaacagaaataataagTGTGTTGGATCCAAACCTCGAACCTATGGTATATCCATTACTCTTCCCACATGGAGATCAGAGTTGGGGGATAAATATTCCTTTGTCAGAGCAACCTGAATGTCTCAGGAACATGTGCAAAAAACTAACAAACAAAAGAAATAGAGTTACACAAATGCAGTACTATGGATACCGTTTTGCTATAAGAGATGATTTCAATCCTTTCCTTTCAGCTGGAAAACTAACCCAACAATACTTTGTAGATGCCTATATTAAAACTGAGGCAAACAGACTCAATTATATTAGACAAAATCAAAAACTTTTACGAGTAGAAAAATACAAAGGATTAATGGACCACCTTGCAAGTGAAAGTACAGCCCCACAATTTACACCTGGACAGCCATTCATTTTACCATCAACATTTTCAGGCAGCCCAAGAAATATGCACCAAAATTATAAAGATGCAATGGCCATAGTTCGGAAATATGGAAAACCAGATCTATTTATCACTATGACCTGCAACCCTAGATGGGAAGAGATAACTGAAAACCTACAAAAAGGACAAACACCAGAATTTCGACCAGACTTATTGGCAAGGGTGTTTCATTTAAAACTAAAACAATTATTACATGATATATGCAAAGAACACATACTTGGTATCCCTCTTGCCAAAATACATGTCATAGAATTTCAAAAACGTGGTTTACCTCATGCACATATTCTACTTATCTTAAAAGAAGAGCACAAGCCTAAAAATACAGAGTTAATTGATAAAATTGTATGTGCAGAAATACCTGACAAAGAAAAATTCCCACGTCTCCATGCTATTGTTGCAAAACATATGATACATGGCCCTTGCAATGACACCACCTCACATTTACCATGCATGGTTTCTGGGAAATGTTCTAAAAAATTCCCAAAACCATTTCAAAATGAAACTATTCAGAACTGTGATGGATACCCAAAATACCATCGACGGGATAATGGAGTTGGAACACTTTTACATGGAAAAATCATTAATAACACTTGGGTAGTACCTTATAACCCTTTCTTACTACTGAAATACAATTCACATATTAATGTAGAAGTCTGTGCATCTATTAAAAGTGtcaaatacctttttaaatatgTGTACAAAGGACATGattgtgctaatgttgtcatcaCTGAGCACAAAACTCAACAACATGATGAAATTAAAACCTTCACAGACTCAAGATATGTTACTGCACCAGAAGCTGCATGGCGACTTAACGCATTTGAAATGCATCAACAATCCCACACTATCCAGAGATTAGAAGTCCATTTGCCAGATGAACAGAGCATTGTTTTTCATCCAAAAAACATTGACATTGCAGTAGAAACAGCTAAAACAAGGGACACAACTTTAACAGCATGGTTTAaactta atgctgaACATCCACATGCAAATAACATTTTGTACAATGATATTCCTATGTACTATACCTTTAACAAAACACAACGAaagtggaaacagagaaaaactgaaaataataaaacaattggCAGGATGTATGCAGTACATTTGGCAGCTGATCCTGAACGTTATTCCTTAAGACTCATTCTACTACACAAACCTGGTGCTAAGTGTTTTCAAGACTTAAAAACAGTTCAACATACTGTTTACAATACATTCCAAGATGCAGCCAAGAAAATGGGACTCATTCATGATGAAGCTGTGTGGGAAAACACATTAGACGATGCAGTCACATGCAGCATGCCACAACAAATACGGGAactttttgcatacatttgtgtttttgctgCACCATGTAATGCTTTACAAATTTATCAAAAATATAACACTTTCATGCTTGAAGATTTTACACATATGCATGGttgcacacaagaatgcacagTTTGTGAACAGTTATGCCTTCTCAAAATTCAAACTATTCTCCACACACATGGCAAAAACCTAGAACAATTTGGATTACCACCAACAATACACAAAGTGGAAGATCCAAGCCTTGCATTCAAAGCTGCTGATGAAAAGCACATGGCACAAATAATGCAACAAAACCTAAACCATGAGCAACGAGAAGTTCTCAATACTATACTTTCTGCATGCAAagaaaaagaacaacaaaaacaCTGCTTTTTCTTAGATGGCCCAGCTGGAACTGGGAAAACTTATACATATAAAACTATCCTCTCCACCATCAGAGGAGATGGTGACATTGCACTTCCTGTTGCATCAACAGGAATTGCAGCAAACCTATTTCCAGGAGGACGCACCTATCATTCACAATTCAAATTACCTGTTCCTCTACTTGAAAACTCAACATCAACTATAAGATTAAACTCCAATAATGCTACAATCCTTAGAGATGCTCGCATACTAATTTGGGATGAATCTACTATGGCTCCCACTATGGCACTTACTGCTGTAGATACACTACTTAAAGACATCATGAAGAATGACAAACCTTTTGGTGGAAAAGTTCTTCTACTTGCTGGAGATTTCCGACAAACTCTACCAGTAGTACCACATGGGGATCAAACACAAATCATTGAAGCAAGCATTAAATTTAATAAACTGTGGAAACAATTTCACATACTTAAATTACAACATAATGTCCGCTGCACAGATCCAGAATACAACAAGTGGCTTCTTGATTTAGCTAATGGCAAACTCCCATGTCTACATGGTTTCCAAGATGTGATTGAGACACCAGAGAAGCACATTTGTTATACAGATATAGTTACCGCTGTTTTCGGAGACAAAATTACTGCCGACACAGTTGCAAACTTTGCACAAAAGACTATTCTTTGCCCAAAAAATACAGATGCTGACAAAATCAATGACAACGTTCTAAATATTTTAGAAGGAAACACTATAATTTACTTAAGTACGGATTCCATAAATGACTcaacagaagaagaaaaacacTTATATCCTGTGGAGTTTCTTCATCAACAAACTCCTACTGGGATGCCACCACATAACCTACATTTGAAAATTGGCGCAATAATTATACTACTCAGAAATTTAAACACAAAAAAAGGATTGTGTAATGGAACTCGCTTAATAGTCAAAGACTTGAAAAAAAATCTTCTCATTACTCAAGTACTCACTGGATCAAGTGCTGGCAGTACTGTATTCATACCACGTATTGATCTAGCACCATCAAACACAGACCTACCATTTATACTATCTAGAAGACAATTCCCTGTCAAATTGGCCTTTGCAATGACCATTAACAAATCCCAAGGATAA